One Panicum virgatum strain AP13 chromosome 9K, P.virgatum_v5, whole genome shotgun sequence genomic region harbors:
- the LOC120651733 gene encoding disease resistance protein RGA5-like isoform X3, with amino-acid sequence MQVTQCMKIAALCRIKEPTYRPSISDITSMLMRTETNVDAAQINDEMLGIEPLTLMLPSELQKETYEVKLTNETNDYYAFIIETHCQQYHARPDQGIASPQSNCSIQITIQAQSTTKDDFIVKSTIVDKDLRAEHITQYMSKKDPNEVDEVPLVVVICNPDTAEALSKDHRRNFHPPQSFSSDHPTNMRYLSRPSDRAMDLATGAMGSLLHKLGELLKECNLEESVKKDIESFSEELMKMQLVLRKLPNVHLNDQDYYLVKRWANNVREMSYDIEDFVDGFLVHSEPTADAGGFRELTHRVFKAHPQISDKIEAIKKQVQDEIQKRKEYNVDNVVANAPAEITDTIVPCMSWVPSFKHHKDLVGIEEQRNELIKRFSDDGDGDGDGDVDVQLKIFSIYGYGGLGKTTLVREVYDKLKVDQFHLRAFVYVGQSPDKKEVIRNILKELIGNNFNAENLNEEQLITKLQRLLENKRYFIVIDDIWDWNIIESVFLGNSCGSRVVITTRVYSVAIACCKNKENVYEMKTLNEQDSRALFVRRIYGTEEEACNDVPEEILTGILKKCGGLPLAIVSIASLLRAKDPWKRSTWDYVRKSLVAMFEGNNPTLKEMEKILDLSYRHLPHHLKTCLLSVGMYREDHEIEKNELLRQWIAEGFVISTTRGLDAEDVAEEYFKELINMSMIQPEKIDYNNEVLSCRVHDIVLDLIRSKAAQENFCLVIDGSKDVRQPPEKVRRVSIHCHRGMDYRALAAAAATSGSLEHVRSVLFWGGRYIFYSFLMLKYVRVLHLEDGGWTSNLDLSSISGLFLLRYLKIACFFFANVKLPSRFEDLQQLETIDVQDASNIPQGILSLPRLSHLNVGICAVLPEGIGRLKSLRTLGCFNLATQSVENIKCLGELTNLRDLTICWRESSDPVDAGMRMEALRSSVGSLSGSLRSLIIGPRCSIQLPVHGWSSAHSLPARNLRKLDLSGCNFDRCPRWIAELRDLYSLRIRVEEVADGVSIVAQLPSLAYLYLECHGGKEEVAVFSGFRALKHLDLDCKNLSLTFHAGAMPRLEKLEIWFRYHISFVTGYFLPRGIEHLPARTLRQICLKVVDTVEQHKSLVRRIFDLAFQPYHPCANITIYFHERIYY; translated from the exons ATGCAAGTAACTCAATGTATGAAAATAGCAGCACTATGTAGGATTAAAGAACCTACATATAGGCCTTCCATATCCGATATAACCAGCATGCTCATGCGAACTGAAACAAATGTGGACGCTGCTCAG ATAAATGACGAGATGCTTGGAATAGAGCCGCTCACGCTGATGCTTCCATCCGAGCTTCAGAAGGAGACATATGAAGTTAAGCTAACTAACGAGACAAATGATTATTATGCCTTCATCATCGAAACACATTGCCAGCAGTACCATGCACGGCCAGACCAAGGCATTGCGTCACCACAATCCAATTGTAGTATACAGATAACAATCCAAGCACAGAGTACTACAAAAGATGATTTTATCGTGAAAAGCACAATAGTGGACAAGGATCTTAGAGCCGAACACATCACTCAATACATGTCCAAGAAAGATCCAAATGAAGTCGATGAGGTGCCTTTGGTGGTTGTTATATGTAATCCTGATACAGCTGAGGCGCTTTCCAAG GATCATCGCCGTAATTTCCACCCGCCACAGAGCTTTTCAAGTGATCATCCTACAAACATGAGGTACCTAAGTAGACCAAGTGACCGAGCCATGGATCTCGCAACGGGGGCCATGGGCAGCCTGCTCCACAAGCTTGGAGAGCTCCTCAAGGAGTGCAATCTGGAGGAAAGTGTGAAAAAAGACATCGAATCTTTCTCAGAAGAGCTGATGAAGATGCAGCTAGTCCTCAGGAAGTTGCCAAACGTGCATCTGAATGACCAGGATTATTACCTGGTCAAGCGTTGGGCCAACAATGTGAGAGAGATGTCATATGACATAGAGGATTTTGTTGATGGCTTTTTGGTGCACAGTGAGCCTACCGCTGATGCGGGCGGCTTTAGAGAGCTCACTCATAGGGTGTTCAAGGCTCACCCTCAAATCAGCGACAAGATCGAAGCCATCAAGAAACAAGTTCAGGATGAGATCCAAAAGCGTAAAGAGTATAACGTCGACAATGTTGTGGCTAATGCACCTGCTGAAATTACTGATACCATTGTTCCTTGCATGTCGTGGGTTCCATCATTCAAACATCACAAAGACCTTGTTGGCATTGAAGAGCAAAGAAATGAACTAATCAAGAGGTTTTCTGATGATggggatggagatggagatggggatGTGGATGTGCAACTCAAGATATTCTCCATCTATGGATATGGAGGACTAGGCAAGACAACTCTCGTGAGGGAAGTGTATGACAAGCTTAAAGTAGACCAATTCCATCTGAGAGCTTTTGTTTATGTGGGTCAGAGTCCAGATAAGAAAGAAGTAATTAGAAACATTCTCAAGGAACTTATTGGCAATAATTTCAATGCAGAAAACTTGAACGAAGAGCAACTCATCACAAAACTCCAAAGACTACTTGAGAACAAGAG GTACTTCATAGTAATCGATGATATATGGGATTGGAACATTATTGAATCTGTTTTCCTAGGCAATAGTTGTGGTAGTAGAGTGGTGATAACTACAAGGGTTTACTCTGTTGCTATTGCCTGTTGCAAGAATAAAGAGAATGTTTATGAGATGAAAACACTCAATGAGCAAGACTCAAGAGCACTATTTGTTCGTAGAATATATGGTACAGAAGAAGAAGCTTGCAATGATGTACCAGAAGAGATCTTAACTGGTATTCTAAAGAAATGTGGTGGTTTGCCACTTGCTATTGTCAGCATAGCAAGCTTGCTTCGGGCTAAAGATCCTTGGAAAAGGTCAACGTGGGATTATGTAAGGAAGTCTTTGGTAGCCATGTTTGAAGGAAACAATCCTACTCTTAAAGAGATGGAGAAAATATTGGATCTTAGCTACAGACATCTCCCTCACCATCTTAAGACATGTCTTCTTAGTGTTGGTATGTATCGAGAGGACCATGAGATAGAAAAGAATGAATTGTTGAGGCAATGGATAGCTGAAGGTTTTGTGATCAGTACAACCCGTGGCCTGGATGCAGAGGATGTTGCAGAAGAATACTTCAAAGAACTCATCAACATGAGTATGATCCAGCCTGAGAAGATAGATTACAACAATGAGGTTCTCTCTTGCAGAGTACATGATATAGTGCTTGATCTTATCAGATCCAAGGCCGCACAAGAGAACTTTTGTCTTGTAATAGATGGTTCAAAAGATGTGAGACAGCCACCCGAAAAGGTTCGTCGAGTTTCCATCCACTGTCATCGTGGGATGGACTACAGAGcactggcagcagcagcagcaaccagtGGGTCACTAGAGCATGTTCGATCAGTCTTATTTTGGGGAGGCAGGtatattttttattcttttctgATGTTGAAGTATGTACGGGTTCTTCACCTTGAAGATGGCGGCTGGACTTCCAACCTAGACCTCAGCAGTATCTCTGGTTTGTTTCTACTAAGGTATCTAAAGATCGCGTGCTTTTTCTTTGCAAATGTGAAGCTACCAAGTCGATTTGAGGACCTACAACAATTGGAGACAATAGATGTACAAGATGCGAGCAATATTCCACAAGGTATTCTCAGTTTGCCCAGGCTATCGCATCTCAATGTTGGAATTTGTGCGGTGCTGCCTGAGGGAATTGGCAGGTTGAAATCCCTGCGCACCCTAGGATGCTTTAATTTGGCGACACAGTCGGTGGAGAATATCAAGTGCCTTGGCGAGCTAACCAACCTGAGAGATCTGACCATCTGTTGGCGAGAATCCAGTGATCCAGTGGATGCAGGCATGCGTATGGAAGCCTTGCGCTCTTCCGTTGGTAGTCTTTCTGGGAGCCTCAGGAGCCTTATTATCGGGCCTCGATGCAGCATCCAACTGCCGGTGCATGGCTGGAGCAGCGCACACTCCCTTCCAGCACGTAACCTTCGGAAGCTTGACCTGAGTGGCTGCAATTTTGACAGGTGCCCTCGGTGGATCGCCGAGCTCCGCGACCTCTATAGCTTACGCATTAGGGTCGAGGAGGTGGCTGATGGTGTCAGTATTGTTGCACAACTCCCTTCACTTGCCTACTTGTACCTGGAATGTCATGGAGGAAAAGAAGAAGTGGCTGTTTTCTCTGGCTTCCGAGCACTAAAGCACCTGGATTTGGACTGCAAGAACCTGTCGCTGACCTTCCATGCTGGGGCCATGCCCAGGCTAGAAAAGCTCGAGATATGGTTCCGTTACCACATCAGTTTTGTAACTGGCTATTTTTTGCCTCGTGGCATCGAGCACTTGCCAGCGCGCACCCTCCGACAAATCTGTTTGAAGGTGGTGGATACCGTCGAGCAACACAAATCACTCGTCAGGCGTATATTTGATTTGGCATTTCAGCCGTATCATCCTTGCGCTAACATCACCATTTACTTTCATGAAAGGATCTATTATTAA